A region of Paractinoplanes abujensis DNA encodes the following proteins:
- a CDS encoding S8 family serine peptidase: protein MRKLGAGLLVFGAMAGGVTLSMPGNEPVWQSITHGLRVQPEREPVWQPVTHGLRAQPERLLPAAVSPTRPVRVVTTSINRGRPVVSVRTATDRATASVLIAQGQRAPGAVSVETDVEVRAAAVDPLLPEQWDLARVRVDGAWPRSTGAGVTVAVIDSGVDAAHPDLAGHVLPGADFITGTEGVSTDPYGHGTHVAGTIAALTGNGEGIAGMAPDASILPVRVLGPNGTGYMSDVANGIAYAADHGADVINLSVSATDQVGAVTNAVAYARGKGVVVVAAAGNMRRSGSPAAYPAADPGVIAVAATAADDSVAVYSNRGDYVDVAAPGSDITSTYPGYRYGRMNGTSMASPHVAALAALLKGADRGLTPDQVEHAITASAVDLGAPGRDADFGAGRIDASAALATLVPAGPSTEPTPEATAPGTTEPTTGPAAGPTTTPSAEPAPAPAITTATPVPTTASPTPAPTTATPEPTTGTPAPTTTATPTPAPATPEGPVIRLVRPGAGRLAVFVLGVEGVPVQIQRRDGEEWTTILTCTATKVARFDGLVPGLDHRVVVAGTISDVIRL from the coding sequence GTGCGGAAGCTCGGTGCGGGTCTCCTGGTGTTCGGTGCGATGGCAGGCGGGGTCACCCTGTCGATGCCCGGGAACGAGCCGGTGTGGCAGTCGATCACTCACGGGCTCCGCGTGCAGCCCGAGCGCGAGCCGGTGTGGCAGCCGGTCACTCACGGTCTCCGTGCGCAGCCCGAGCGCCTGCTCCCGGCCGCCGTCTCCCCGACCCGTCCCGTACGGGTGGTGACCACCTCGATCAACCGGGGCCGGCCCGTCGTGTCGGTCCGCACCGCCACCGACCGCGCCACCGCCTCGGTCCTGATCGCGCAGGGGCAGCGGGCGCCCGGCGCGGTCAGTGTCGAGACCGATGTCGAAGTACGGGCGGCCGCCGTCGACCCGCTGCTGCCCGAGCAGTGGGATCTGGCCCGCGTACGGGTGGACGGCGCGTGGCCCCGCTCGACCGGCGCCGGCGTGACCGTGGCCGTGATCGACAGCGGCGTGGACGCGGCGCACCCCGACCTGGCCGGGCACGTGCTGCCCGGCGCCGACTTCATCACCGGCACCGAGGGCGTTTCGACCGACCCGTACGGACACGGCACCCATGTGGCCGGCACGATCGCGGCTCTGACCGGCAACGGCGAGGGCATCGCGGGGATGGCTCCGGACGCGTCGATCCTGCCCGTACGGGTGCTCGGACCCAACGGCACCGGTTACATGTCGGACGTGGCCAACGGCATCGCGTACGCGGCCGACCACGGCGCCGACGTCATCAACCTCTCGGTCAGCGCCACCGATCAGGTCGGCGCGGTGACCAACGCCGTCGCGTACGCCCGCGGCAAGGGTGTCGTGGTCGTCGCGGCGGCCGGCAACATGCGCCGCTCCGGCAGCCCTGCCGCCTACCCCGCGGCCGACCCGGGCGTGATCGCGGTGGCCGCCACCGCCGCCGACGACTCCGTGGCCGTCTACTCCAACCGCGGCGACTACGTCGACGTGGCCGCCCCGGGCAGCGACATCACCAGCACGTACCCGGGCTACCGCTACGGCCGGATGAACGGCACCTCGATGGCGTCACCGCACGTGGCCGCCCTGGCCGCGCTCCTCAAGGGGGCCGACCGGGGTCTCACGCCGGACCAGGTGGAGCACGCGATCACCGCCTCCGCCGTCGACCTGGGCGCGCCCGGCCGCGACGCCGACTTCGGAGCGGGCCGCATCGACGCCTCCGCCGCGCTGGCCACCCTGGTTCCGGCCGGCCCGTCCACCGAGCCCACGCCGGAGGCGACCGCGCCCGGGACCACCGAGCCGACGACCGGACCCGCTGCCGGACCCACGACCACCCCGTCGGCCGAGCCCGCGCCGGCCCCGGCGATCACCACGGCGACGCCCGTCCCGACGACCGCCTCGCCCACGCCTGCCCCGACCACCGCCACGCCTGAACCGACCACCGGCACGCCTGCCCCGACCACCACCGCTACGCCCACACCCGCGCCGGCCACTCCGGAGGGCCCGGTGATCCGGCTGGTCCGTCCCGGCGCCGGCCGGCTCGCCGTGTTCGTCCTCGGCGTCGAGGGCGTTCCCGTCCAGATCCAGCGGCGGGACGGCGAGGAGTGGACGACGATCCTGACCTGCACCGCGACGAAGGTGGCACGTTTTGACGGACTTGTCCCCGGCCTGGACCACCGGGTCGTCGTGGCCGGGACGATTAGTGACGTGATCCGGCTCTGA
- a CDS encoding S8 family peptidase — translation MRKHLRRYSIGALAVGAIAGVGAIALPANTTAATEWQPASYNLTAAADTLLPATVSEQKPVRVVTTSVGADGKPVVKVTTATSKPGAEQAVKAGQSAKGAVGVELDAVATASEVPTGSDTYRSQQWDFSKISVAGAWKTSTGAGVTVAVLDTGVEATHPDLAANMVAGYDAVANTDGATTDPNGHGTHVAGTIAAVTGNGVGVSAIAPNTKIMPVRVLKANGSGYMSDTAEGIIWAADHGADVINMSLGSSEKVTAVSNAISYARSKGVVVVAAAGNERAKGSPTSYPAADAGVIGVAATDSADKIASYSNAGSYVDVAAPGSAILSTYPTALGSRTGYTTMSGTSMASPHVAAVAALLVAYQPALTPDQVESALTTSAVDLGPKGRDNDFGYGRIDAAAALAAVTPTTTSPAAPAGPTATATPSQTTVAPTTAPATTTPPTTTAPTAPSKSPTATPTPSKSPTATPTPSNSPTATPTPSKSPTATPTPGKTKVTPVVQVATPSTSVVYGSAATVTYTVTAGTAPWAGKPVQIGVNGTGSSSISWTRFTTDANGKLTVQVRATAHFQVRLQVLGTDASNATTSAVTSFTVRSSATVSSPAARKLSVKVNGPAGRPGQVQRYENNKWVTVKSFTAAPGVTTVTGLPSGATVRVVFPATSSVTSLTTAAVKIA, via the coding sequence TTGAGGAAGCACCTGCGCCGCTATTCCATTGGCGCTCTTGCTGTCGGCGCGATCGCCGGCGTAGGCGCCATCGCCCTGCCCGCCAACACCACTGCGGCCACCGAGTGGCAGCCGGCTTCGTACAACCTGACCGCGGCGGCCGACACGTTGTTGCCGGCGACCGTCTCCGAGCAGAAGCCGGTTCGGGTGGTCACGACCAGTGTCGGCGCTGACGGTAAGCCCGTCGTCAAGGTGACCACGGCTACCAGCAAGCCGGGCGCCGAGCAGGCCGTCAAGGCCGGGCAGTCCGCGAAGGGCGCCGTCGGGGTCGAGCTCGACGCCGTCGCCACCGCCAGCGAGGTGCCCACCGGCAGCGACACCTACCGCAGTCAGCAGTGGGACTTCAGCAAGATCTCCGTGGCCGGCGCCTGGAAGACCTCGACCGGCGCCGGGGTGACCGTGGCCGTGCTCGACACCGGTGTGGAGGCCACCCACCCCGACCTGGCGGCCAACATGGTGGCCGGTTACGACGCCGTGGCCAACACCGACGGGGCTACCACCGACCCCAACGGGCACGGCACGCACGTGGCGGGCACGATCGCGGCCGTCACGGGTAACGGTGTCGGGGTCAGCGCGATCGCGCCCAACACCAAGATCATGCCCGTGCGGGTGCTGAAGGCGAACGGTTCCGGCTACATGTCGGACACCGCCGAGGGCATCATCTGGGCCGCCGACCACGGCGCCGACGTGATCAACATGTCGTTGGGGTCGTCGGAGAAGGTCACGGCGGTCAGCAACGCCATCTCGTACGCCCGCAGCAAGGGTGTCGTCGTGGTGGCGGCCGCCGGCAACGAACGGGCCAAGGGCAGCCCGACCAGCTACCCGGCCGCCGACGCGGGGGTCATCGGCGTGGCCGCGACCGACTCGGCCGACAAGATCGCCAGCTACTCGAACGCGGGCAGCTACGTCGACGTGGCCGCGCCGGGCTCGGCCATCCTCAGCACCTACCCGACCGCGCTGGGCAGCAGGACCGGCTACACGACCATGAGCGGCACCTCGATGGCGTCGCCGCACGTGGCCGCCGTGGCCGCGCTGCTCGTGGCGTACCAGCCCGCGCTGACCCCCGACCAGGTGGAGAGCGCACTGACCACCTCGGCCGTGGACCTGGGCCCGAAGGGTCGCGACAACGATTTCGGCTACGGCCGGATCGACGCCGCCGCCGCGCTGGCCGCGGTCACGCCGACCACGACGAGCCCGGCCGCACCGGCCGGCCCGACCGCGACGGCCACCCCGAGCCAGACCACCGTGGCCCCGACCACCGCCCCGGCCACGACGACGCCGCCCACCACCACCGCCCCCACGGCGCCGAGCAAGAGCCCGACGGCCACGCCGACGCCCAGCAAGAGCCCGACCGCCACGCCGACGCCGAGTAACAGCCCGACCGCCACGCCGACGCCCAGCAAGAGCCCGACCGCCACGCCGACGCCGGGCAAGACCAAGGTCACCCCGGTGGTCCAGGTCGCGACCCCGTCGACCTCGGTCGTCTACGGCAGCGCGGCCACGGTCACGTACACGGTCACGGCGGGCACCGCCCCCTGGGCCGGCAAGCCCGTCCAGATCGGCGTCAACGGCACCGGCTCGTCGAGCATCAGCTGGACCCGCTTCACGACCGACGCCAACGGCAAGCTCACCGTCCAGGTCAGGGCCACGGCCCACTTCCAGGTCCGCCTGCAGGTGCTGGGGACCGACGCGTCCAACGCGACCACCTCGGCTGTCACCTCGTTCACGGTCCGCTCGTCGGCCACCGTGTCGAGCCCGGCCGCGCGCAAGCTGTCGGTCAAGGTCAACGGCCCGGCCGGTCGCCCGGGTCAGGTCCAGCGGTACGAGAACAACAAGTGGGTCACCGTGAAGAGCTTCACCGCGGCCCCGGGTGTGACCACCGTGACCGGCCTGCCCTCGGGCGCGACGGTCCGGGTGGTCTTCCCCGCCACGAGCTCCGTCACCAGCTTGACGACCGCGGCCGTCAAGATCGCCTAG